The Deltaproteobacteria bacterium genome segment CAGTTGGGGGCGTCGGAAGCCCCTATATGATACATCTCCAACCGGCGGCCATCCAGGCCGACTTCATCCAGAAGCTGTTTAGTGTGCGCGACTCTTTCTTTGGCTCTGAGATTTCCTTCCAGGAAATGGCAGTCTCCCACTTCTCAGCCGCCGACCATGATGGCGTCGGCACCGGCCTCAAAGGCCTTCAGGATATGCAGGATATCCACCTTGCCGGTGCAC includes the following:
- a CDS encoding hydrogenase iron-sulfur subunit translates to CTGKVDILHILKAFEAGADAIMVGGUEVGDCHFLEGNLRAKERVAHTKQLLDEVGLDGRRLEMYHIGASDAPNWARAVREMTERARELGPNPIRKKILEGPPGPRPLTVDEVRNVTPAS